A stretch of Usitatibacter palustris DNA encodes these proteins:
- a CDS encoding serine/threonine protein kinase: MPQQVNQPLPAGYVLNGYRIEKPLSSGGFSIVYLARDESGTPFAIKEYLPSSLALRTEGVEVKNTEEELSVFRHGLKCFFEEGRALAMISHPNVVRVENFFRANETCYMVMQYVRGRTLQFHIQRNRHEFTEAFIRRLFIHLMNGLREVHSNKLLHLDIKPANIFLTMEGRPVLLDFGAARITLSDEQSKLKPMYTAGFAAPEHYRFVPGELGPWADIYSLGATIYTCIAGTPPQAADQREKKDQMIPLKTLARQYYSEELYQLVNDCLALDHLQRPQTAFDLQKRLMEEPQGDLKRSIFETINKPLSKLFSR, from the coding sequence ATGCCCCAGCAGGTCAATCAACCGCTGCCCGCGGGCTATGTACTCAATGGCTATCGCATCGAGAAGCCGCTTTCCTCGGGCGGGTTCAGCATCGTCTATCTCGCGCGCGACGAGTCCGGGACGCCTTTTGCCATCAAGGAGTACCTGCCCTCCTCGCTCGCGTTGAGGACCGAAGGCGTCGAGGTGAAGAACACGGAAGAGGAGCTTTCGGTGTTCCGCCACGGCTTGAAGTGCTTCTTCGAGGAAGGGCGCGCGCTCGCGATGATCTCGCACCCGAACGTGGTGCGCGTCGAGAACTTCTTCCGCGCCAACGAGACCTGCTACATGGTCATGCAGTACGTGCGCGGCCGCACGCTGCAGTTCCACATCCAGCGCAATCGCCACGAATTCACCGAGGCCTTCATCCGCCGGCTCTTCATCCACCTGATGAACGGGCTGCGCGAAGTGCATTCGAACAAGCTGCTGCACCTGGACATCAAGCCGGCGAACATCTTCCTCACGATGGAAGGCCGCCCCGTGCTGCTCGATTTCGGCGCCGCGCGCATCACGCTCTCCGACGAGCAGTCGAAGTTGAAGCCCATGTACACCGCGGGCTTCGCGGCCCCCGAGCACTACCGCTTCGTTCCCGGCGAGCTGGGGCCCTGGGCCGATATCTATTCGCTGGGCGCGACGATCTACACGTGCATCGCGGGAACGCCCCCGCAGGCGGCCGACCAGCGCGAGAAGAAGGACCAGATGATTCCGCTGAAGACGCTCGCGCGGCAGTACTACTCCGAGGAGCTCTACCAGCTCGTGAACGATTGCCTCGCGCTCGACCACCTGCAGCGGCCCCAGACCGCGTTCGACCTGCAGAAGCGCCTCATGGAGGAGCCGCAGGGCGACTTGAAGCGCAGCATCTTCGAGACGATCAACAAGCCGTTGTCCAAGTTGTTTTCGCGTTGA
- a CDS encoding YicC/YloC family endoribonuclease — protein MTGFASATRESAPGSVAIELKSVNHRYLEFTVRAPEELRALEPALREAITAKLTRGKVDCRLTFTPRSVGPKSLVPDAAAMESLRAASGKVIAAFPEARPLSVSEILHWPGVLADESFSPEALREEVLTILSRAISDLDQTRTREGAKLKVMIEERLDRMSELVIEAKPLVPGALKAFRDKLAAKVAEAAQSPSDERLQQEVVLYAARIDVDEELSRLGAHIAEVRRVLSKGGACGKRLDFLCQELNREANTLGSKAAANEMTAISVELKVLIEQVREQVQNVE, from the coding sequence ATGACCGGCTTTGCGAGTGCGACGCGCGAAAGCGCGCCTGGAAGCGTCGCGATCGAGCTCAAGAGCGTCAACCACCGTTACCTCGAATTCACGGTCCGGGCGCCCGAGGAATTGCGCGCCCTGGAGCCCGCCCTGCGCGAGGCGATCACCGCCAAGCTCACGCGGGGCAAGGTCGATTGCCGGCTCACCTTCACGCCGAGGTCTGTAGGACCCAAATCGCTCGTGCCGGACGCGGCGGCGATGGAATCGCTCAGGGCCGCCAGCGGCAAGGTTATTGCCGCGTTTCCCGAGGCACGCCCGCTCTCGGTGTCCGAAATCCTGCATTGGCCCGGTGTCCTGGCCGACGAATCGTTTTCGCCGGAGGCACTGCGTGAAGAGGTCCTGACGATCCTCTCTCGCGCCATTTCCGACCTCGACCAGACGCGCACGCGCGAAGGCGCGAAGCTGAAGGTCATGATCGAGGAGCGCCTCGACCGCATGTCGGAACTCGTCATCGAAGCCAAGCCCCTCGTTCCGGGCGCGCTGAAGGCTTTCCGGGACAAGCTCGCCGCCAAGGTGGCCGAAGCCGCGCAATCGCCGAGCGACGAGCGCCTGCAGCAGGAAGTCGTCCTCTACGCGGCGAGAATCGACGTGGACGAGGAGCTTTCGCGCCTGGGCGCGCACATCGCCGAAGTGCGGCGCGTGCTCTCGAAGGGCGGCGCGTGCGGCAAGCGCCTCGATTTCCTCTGCCAGGAGCTCAACCGCGAGGCGAATACCCTCGGGTCGAAGGCCGCGGCCAACGAGATGACGGCCATTTCCGTGGAGCTGAAGGTCCTGATCGAGCAGGTTCGCGAGCAGGTCCAGAACGTCGAATGA
- the gmk gene encoding guanylate kinase has protein sequence MNGNLFVVVAPSGAGKTSLVSKLLEGDHNIKLSVSFTTRAPREGEEPGRDYHFVSRATFEAMIAAGDFLEHAEVYGNYYGTSRKWIEAELAGDHDVLLEIDYQGAQQVRGLFPTMVGIFILPPSFAELRRRLEGRGKDSAEAVEKRMASARQEISHVLEFEYIIVNERFEAALTDLVSVVRAARVSRAQQRLRLPKLLSEFR, from the coding sequence ATGAACGGCAACCTGTTCGTGGTTGTCGCTCCCTCGGGCGCGGGCAAGACGAGCCTCGTCTCGAAACTCCTCGAAGGCGACCACAACATCAAGCTTTCGGTGTCGTTCACGACGCGCGCACCGCGCGAGGGCGAAGAGCCGGGCCGCGATTACCACTTCGTGTCGCGCGCGACCTTCGAGGCGATGATCGCCGCGGGCGATTTCCTCGAGCACGCCGAGGTCTACGGCAACTACTACGGCACGTCGCGAAAGTGGATCGAAGCCGAGCTCGCAGGCGACCACGATGTGCTCCTGGAGATCGATTACCAGGGGGCCCAACAGGTCCGCGGGCTCTTCCCGACCATGGTCGGAATCTTCATCCTGCCCCCCTCGTTCGCGGAGCTTCGCCGCCGCCTGGAGGGCCGCGGAAAAGACAGCGCGGAGGCCGTCGAGAAGCGCATGGCGAGCGCCCGGCAAGAAATCTCGCATGTTCTTGAATTTGAATATATAATTGTCAATGAACGCTTCGAGGCGGCGTTAACGGACCTGGTTTCGGTCGTGCGGGCGGCACGTGTGTCGCGCGCGCAGCAGCGTTTGCGCCTTCCGAAGCTCCTCAGCGAATTCAGGTAA
- the rpoZ gene encoding DNA-directed RNA polymerase subunit omega: MARITVDDCIKHFPNRFELTLAATNRARQIALGATPLVEPNKDKPTVIALREIAGGKVGRELLLPPAPQPPVL, encoded by the coding sequence ATGGCCCGCATCACCGTCGACGACTGCATCAAGCACTTCCCGAATCGTTTCGAGCTCACGCTCGCCGCGACGAACCGCGCGCGCCAGATCGCCCTCGGTGCCACGCCCCTCGTGGAACCGAACAAGGACAAGCCCACCGTGATCGCCCTGCGCGAAATCGCGGGTGGCAAGGTCGGCCGCGAGCTCCTGCTTCCCCCGGCACCGCAACCGCCGGTCCTCTGA
- a CDS encoding RelA/SpoT family protein, which yields MPSLGVHTATASGLKAGGVSLPGPGAEELVSALGYLKPQDVELIEAAYEVARAAHAGQFRKSGEPYITHPLAVAKILAEWHLDPQALMAAILHDVVEDTPTTKSEIAKKFGKPVAELVDGVSKIDRIEFATLQHAQAENFRKMLLAMARDVRVILIKLADRLHNMRTLDAVHAEKQERVAKETLEIYAPIANRLGLNALYYELEDLGFRFMHPTRFKVLDKALKKARGNRRDAVGKITEQIQARLKEFKLEAQVTGREKHISSIYKKMQEKNISFSEVFDLYGFRILVPDVASAYLAMGALHTMYKPIPGKFKDYIAIPKANGYQSLHTTLFGPFGMPLELQIRTADMHKVAEAGVASHWLYKSSEMDAKGVQLKSHQWLQSLLEIQSESGDALEFLEHIKVDLFPDEVYVFSPKGTIFSLPKGATAIDFAYAVHTDVGNHCVSARVNGEPVPLGHVLRNGDRIEIVTDPSARPNPVWLSYVGTGKARSHIRHYLKTMQSQESAEVGELLLVQALRSLKANPDEIHDSHWERFFKGDSAKTREEVLADVGLGKRLAVVVAKKLLSTPDAHADPSQPPRLDSITIRGTEGMAVQFSPCCRPIPGDPIIAQIRKGQGLAVHTHDCPAIHPFHFDPEKWVDVQWDPAPDQLFDVNVRLTAANQRGVLARLAAEISEADSDIDHIETEQKSSQAYTTLVFTVQVKNRMHLAHVFRRLRRIPEVVRISRFKKKT from the coding sequence ATGCCCTCGCTTGGGGTCCACACCGCCACTGCCAGCGGCCTGAAGGCCGGAGGCGTGTCGTTGCCGGGCCCCGGCGCCGAGGAGCTGGTTTCAGCACTCGGGTACCTCAAGCCCCAGGATGTCGAGCTGATCGAGGCGGCCTACGAGGTCGCCCGCGCGGCCCACGCGGGGCAGTTCCGCAAGAGCGGCGAGCCGTACATCACGCATCCGCTCGCCGTCGCGAAGATCCTCGCCGAATGGCACCTCGATCCGCAGGCCCTCATGGCCGCGATCCTGCATGACGTCGTCGAGGACACGCCGACCACCAAGTCCGAGATCGCGAAGAAGTTCGGCAAGCCCGTTGCCGAGCTGGTCGACGGCGTCTCGAAGATCGACCGCATCGAATTCGCGACGCTGCAGCACGCGCAGGCGGAGAACTTCCGCAAGATGCTGCTCGCGATGGCGCGCGATGTGCGCGTCATCCTCATCAAGCTCGCCGATCGCCTCCACAACATGCGCACGCTGGATGCCGTGCATGCGGAGAAGCAGGAACGCGTCGCCAAGGAAACGCTCGAGATCTACGCGCCGATCGCCAACCGCCTCGGCCTCAACGCGCTCTACTACGAGCTCGAGGACCTGGGCTTTCGCTTCATGCACCCCACGCGCTTCAAGGTGCTCGACAAGGCGCTGAAGAAGGCGCGCGGCAACCGGCGCGATGCCGTGGGCAAGATCACCGAGCAGATCCAGGCGCGGTTGAAGGAATTCAAGCTCGAGGCGCAGGTCACCGGCCGCGAGAAGCACATCTCCTCGATCTACAAGAAGATGCAGGAGAAGAACATCTCCTTCTCCGAGGTGTTCGACCTCTACGGCTTCCGCATCCTCGTGCCCGATGTCGCGTCGGCCTACCTCGCGATGGGCGCCCTGCACACGATGTACAAGCCGATCCCGGGCAAGTTCAAGGACTACATCGCGATCCCGAAGGCGAACGGCTACCAGTCGCTGCACACCACGCTCTTCGGCCCGTTCGGCATGCCCCTCGAGCTGCAGATCCGCACGGCGGACATGCACAAGGTCGCCGAGGCGGGTGTCGCGTCGCACTGGCTCTACAAGAGCTCCGAGATGGACGCGAAGGGCGTGCAATTGAAGAGCCACCAGTGGCTCCAGTCGCTGCTCGAGATCCAGAGCGAATCGGGCGATGCGCTCGAATTCCTCGAGCACATCAAGGTCGACCTTTTCCCCGACGAGGTCTACGTCTTCTCGCCGAAGGGCACGATCTTCTCGCTCCCGAAGGGTGCGACCGCGATCGACTTCGCCTACGCGGTACACACGGACGTCGGAAATCACTGCGTGTCGGCGCGCGTGAACGGCGAGCCCGTGCCGCTGGGCCACGTGCTCCGGAACGGCGATCGCATCGAGATCGTCACTGATCCGTCCGCGCGTCCCAACCCCGTGTGGCTCTCGTACGTGGGCACGGGCAAGGCGCGTTCGCACATCCGTCACTACCTGAAGACGATGCAGTCGCAGGAATCCGCGGAGGTGGGCGAGCTCCTGCTGGTGCAGGCGCTCCGATCGCTGAAGGCGAACCCCGACGAGATCCACGACTCGCACTGGGAGCGCTTCTTCAAGGGCGATTCGGCGAAGACGCGCGAAGAAGTCCTCGCCGACGTGGGCCTCGGCAAGCGCCTCGCGGTCGTGGTCGCGAAGAAGCTCCTCTCGACACCCGATGCGCATGCCGATCCGTCGCAACCGCCGCGGCTCGACTCCATCACCATTCGCGGCACCGAGGGCATGGCGGTGCAGTTCTCGCCGTGCTGCCGGCCGATTCCCGGCGACCCGATCATCGCGCAGATCCGCAAGGGGCAGGGCCTCGCGGTGCACACGCACGATTGCCCCGCGATCCACCCGTTCCACTTCGATCCCGAAAAGTGGGTCGACGTGCAGTGGGATCCGGCGCCCGACCAGCTCTTCGACGTGAACGTGCGCCTCACCGCCGCGAACCAGCGCGGTGTGCTCGCTCGCCTCGCCGCCGAGATTTCCGAAGCCGACTCCGACATAGACCACATCGAGACGGAGCAGAAGTCGAGCCAGGCCTACACCACGCTCGTGTTCACCGTGCAGGTGAAGAACCGGATGCATCTCGCGCACGTGTTCCGTCGCCTGCGTCGCATTCCTGAAGTCGTGCGCATCTCCCGCTTCAAGAAAAAGACGTAA
- a CDS encoding RidA family protein — translation MTPIATSEAPAAIGTYSQAVRAGDTVYLSGQIPLDPKTMQLVEGFENQVKQVFENLKAVCKAAGGDFGKVVRVTVYLTDLANFAKVNEVMATYFSQPYPARAAIGVASLPRGAAVEIDAIMHLE, via the coding sequence ATGACACCAATAGCTACCTCCGAAGCCCCCGCCGCGATTGGCACCTATTCACAGGCGGTTCGCGCCGGCGACACCGTGTACCTCTCCGGCCAGATCCCGCTTGATCCCAAGACCATGCAATTGGTCGAGGGCTTCGAGAACCAGGTGAAACAGGTGTTCGAGAATTTGAAAGCAGTGTGCAAGGCCGCGGGCGGCGACTTCGGCAAGGTCGTGCGCGTGACGGTCTACCTCACCGACCTCGCGAACTTCGCGAAGGTGAACGAAGTGATGGCGACGTATTTCTCGCAGCCGTATCCGGCGCGCGCGGCGATCGGCGTGGCCTCGCTGCCGCGCGGCGCGGCGGTCGAGATCGACGCGATCATGCACCTGGAGTAG
- the recG gene encoding ATP-dependent DNA helicase RecG — protein MAFSPAVAKPLEKLGIRSTFDLVLHLPMRYEDETRLTPIREAQPGESVLVEAEVVESEVKYRGRRTLVAKLTDGKSELWIRFLNFYPSQVKQLEPGKRVRVFGEIRPGFFGDEMVHPRVKVVGKDTPLPKSLTPVYPTTAGLSQHQLRELILGALDKLALEDTLDNALLAKLRLGEFRESVLFLHRPPPGVDRTSLDERTHPAWERLKFDEILAQQLAMRIAYRERRAKSAPKLPDKHTLTNALVKSLPFALTKAQKKSYATIARDLAEAHPMRRLLQGDVGSGKTLVAALAALQAIENGAQVALMAPTEILAEQHFLKLSHWLVPLGVRIAWVAGSLKARAKKQALAGIAAGETQLAIGTHALFQGDVAFARLGLAIVDEQQRFGVEQRLALAAKGGEPHQLMMSATPIPRTLSMSYFADLDVSVIDELPPGRTPVQTKLVSEKRRDEVIKRIRTACAEGAQAYWVCPLIEESETLQLKTALETFETIKETFPDLAVGLVHGRLKAEEKAQVMADFKAKKIQLLVATTVIEVGVDVPNATLMVIEHAERMGLAQLHQLRGRVGRGAKKSHAILLYHQPLSEMARARLKVIYENNDGFEIARADLQLRGPGEFLGARQSGAPLLRFADLERDAHLIESARNVADDLLAGKSRAAARHLDRWLGTRQFYLKA, from the coding sequence TTGGCCTTCAGCCCCGCGGTCGCGAAGCCCCTCGAAAAACTCGGCATCCGCTCGACGTTCGACCTCGTCCTGCATCTTCCGATGCGCTACGAGGACGAAACCCGCCTCACACCGATTCGCGAAGCCCAGCCCGGCGAAAGCGTGCTCGTCGAAGCCGAGGTTGTGGAGAGCGAAGTGAAGTACCGCGGCCGCCGGACCCTGGTGGCGAAGCTCACCGACGGCAAGTCCGAGCTCTGGATCCGTTTCCTCAATTTCTATCCGAGCCAGGTGAAGCAGCTGGAGCCGGGCAAGCGCGTGCGCGTCTTCGGCGAGATCCGCCCCGGCTTCTTCGGCGACGAGATGGTCCACCCGCGCGTGAAGGTCGTCGGCAAGGACACGCCGCTGCCGAAGTCCCTCACCCCCGTCTATCCCACGACCGCGGGGCTTTCGCAGCACCAGCTGCGCGAGCTGATCCTGGGTGCCCTCGACAAGCTTGCGCTCGAGGACACGCTCGACAACGCGCTGCTTGCGAAGCTGCGGCTCGGTGAATTCCGCGAGAGCGTGCTGTTCCTCCACCGGCCGCCACCCGGCGTCGATCGCACGAGCCTGGATGAGCGCACGCACCCGGCGTGGGAACGCCTCAAGTTCGACGAGATCCTCGCGCAGCAACTGGCGATGCGCATCGCCTACCGCGAGCGGCGCGCGAAGTCGGCGCCGAAGCTTCCCGACAAACACACGCTCACCAACGCATTGGTGAAGTCCCTTCCGTTCGCGCTCACCAAGGCGCAGAAGAAGTCGTACGCCACGATCGCGCGCGATCTCGCCGAGGCGCATCCGATGCGCCGCCTGCTGCAAGGCGATGTCGGCAGTGGGAAGACGCTCGTGGCGGCCCTCGCGGCGTTGCAGGCGATCGAGAACGGCGCGCAGGTGGCACTGATGGCGCCCACCGAGATCCTCGCCGAGCAGCACTTCCTCAAGCTTTCGCACTGGCTCGTTCCGCTGGGCGTGCGGATCGCGTGGGTTGCCGGGAGCCTCAAGGCGCGCGCGAAGAAGCAGGCGCTCGCCGGGATCGCGGCAGGCGAGACGCAGCTCGCGATCGGTACGCACGCGCTCTTCCAGGGAGACGTCGCGTTCGCCAGGCTCGGGCTCGCGATCGTCGATGAGCAGCAGCGCTTCGGCGTCGAGCAGCGCCTGGCGCTCGCGGCCAAGGGCGGCGAGCCGCACCAGCTGATGATGAGCGCCACGCCGATCCCGCGAACGCTCTCGATGAGCTACTTCGCCGACCTCGACGTATCCGTGATCGACGAGCTCCCGCCGGGACGCACGCCGGTGCAGACGAAGCTCGTCTCCGAAAAGCGCCGCGACGAAGTCATCAAGCGAATCCGCACTGCTTGTGCGGAGGGCGCGCAGGCCTATTGGGTCTGCCCGCTGATCGAGGAAAGCGAGACGCTGCAGCTGAAGACCGCGCTGGAGACTTTCGAGACGATCAAGGAAACCTTCCCCGATCTCGCCGTGGGCCTCGTGCACGGGCGCCTCAAGGCCGAGGAGAAGGCGCAGGTGATGGCCGACTTCAAGGCGAAGAAGATCCAGTTGCTGGTCGCGACCACGGTGATCGAGGTGGGCGTGGATGTACCCAATGCCACGCTCATGGTGATCGAGCACGCCGAACGCATGGGCCTCGCGCAATTGCACCAGCTGCGCGGGCGCGTGGGCCGCGGCGCGAAGAAGAGCCACGCCATCCTCTTGTATCATCAACCGCTATCGGAAATGGCAAGGGCGCGCCTGAAAGTGATCTACGAAAACAATGATGGCTTCGAGATCGCGCGCGCCGATCTCCAGCTGCGCGGGCCTGGCGAGTTTCTGGGCGCGCGCCAGAGCGGCGCACCGTTGTTGCGCTTCGCGGACCTCGAGCGCGACGCGCACCTCATCGAAAGTGCACGCAACGTCGCTGACGACCTCCTTGCCGGCAAGTCGCGCGCCGCCGCGCGTCACCTCGACCGCTGGCTCGGCACGCGCCAGTTCTACCTCAAGGCATGA
- a CDS encoding chorismate--pyruvate lyase family protein, with translation MKRWKRLAPSHADPWRGWLTYRGSLTWRIVSRAEGFRVERIQQRLRHPNEDEYRALGRPTHKRALVREVILHAGGRPVVLAHSIAARRDLFGVWRSLRGLGTRPLAEALFTDPLVRREPLEFVRIDFRHPLWKRACKVLGRELPSLWARRSLFRKRGRPLMVTEVFLPEILELGA, from the coding sequence ATGAAGCGGTGGAAACGCCTCGCGCCGTCCCATGCGGATCCATGGCGAGGCTGGCTCACGTACCGCGGCTCGCTCACCTGGCGCATCGTGTCGCGCGCCGAGGGCTTTCGTGTCGAGCGCATCCAGCAGCGCCTGCGCCATCCGAATGAAGACGAATACCGCGCGCTCGGCCGGCCGACGCACAAGCGGGCCCTCGTGCGCGAAGTGATCCTGCACGCCGGCGGCCGCCCCGTGGTCCTCGCGCACTCGATCGCCGCGCGCCGCGACCTCTTCGGCGTGTGGCGGAGCCTCCGCGGCCTGGGCACGCGACCGCTCGCCGAAGCGCTCTTCACCGATCCGCTCGTGCGCCGCGAGCCGCTCGAATTCGTGCGCATCGATTTTCGCCATCCGCTCTGGAAGCGCGCGTGCAAGGTCCTCGGCCGCGAGCTGCCGTCCCTCTGGGCGCGCCGCTCGCTCTTCCGCAAGCGCGGCCGGCCCCTCATGGTGACCGAGGTGTTCCTCCCCGAAATTCTCGAGCTCGGCGCATGA
- the ubiA gene encoding 4-hydroxybenzoate octaprenyltransferase, translated as MSPFLARIDAYEKLIRLDKPIGILLLLWPTLWALWLARRGVPDPTVLWIFIFGTVLMRSAGCAINDWADRKFDAHVERTKNRPLAAGRIAPWEALAVAAVLSLAAFLMVLKLNALTIKLSVVAFALAAIYPFTKRFFAMPQAWLGVAFGFGIPMAFAAHWHVVPPLAWALLAANVLWTIAYDTEYAMVDRDDDVKLGIKTSALLFGKYDVIAVMTCYTLFIVAMLAIGLWAGFGPFYSAGLLAAAIIAGYHYRLIRTRSREGCFKAFLHNNWIGAAIFAGIVADTWQRSSS; from the coding sequence ATGAGCCCGTTCCTCGCGCGCATCGACGCCTACGAAAAGCTGATCCGGCTCGACAAGCCGATCGGCATCCTGCTGCTGCTCTGGCCGACTCTCTGGGCCTTGTGGCTAGCGCGCCGCGGCGTGCCCGATCCGACGGTGCTGTGGATCTTCATTTTCGGCACCGTGCTCATGCGCTCGGCGGGCTGCGCGATCAACGACTGGGCCGACCGCAAGTTCGACGCGCATGTCGAACGCACGAAGAACCGGCCGCTCGCAGCAGGGCGCATCGCGCCCTGGGAAGCGCTCGCGGTCGCCGCGGTGCTCTCGCTCGCCGCATTCCTGATGGTGCTCAAGCTCAACGCGCTCACGATCAAGCTCTCGGTCGTGGCCTTCGCCCTCGCCGCGATCTACCCCTTCACCAAGCGCTTCTTCGCGATGCCGCAGGCGTGGCTGGGTGTCGCCTTCGGCTTCGGCATCCCGATGGCCTTCGCCGCGCACTGGCACGTGGTGCCGCCGCTCGCGTGGGCGCTCCTCGCCGCGAACGTGCTCTGGACGATCGCCTACGACACGGAATACGCGATGGTCGATCGCGATGACGACGTGAAGCTCGGCATCAAGACCTCGGCGCTGCTGTTCGGCAAGTACGACGTGATCGCCGTGATGACCTGCTACACGCTCTTCATCGTCGCGATGCTCGCGATCGGCCTCTGGGCAGGCTTCGGGCCGTTCTACTCCGCGGGCCTGCTCGCCGCAGCCATCATCGCGGGCTACCACTATCGCCTCATCCGCACGCGTTCGCGCGAAGGCTGCTTCAAGGCGTTTCTCCACAACAACTGGATCGGTGCCGCGATCTTCGCGGGCATCGTGGCCGATACATGGCAAAGATCGTCGTCCTGA
- a CDS encoding NAD(P)H-dependent oxidoreductase, with protein sequence MAKIVVLTAHPYPDRSRAHRVLVDAIRDLPDVDVRSLYGRYPDFDIDVAAEQAALESASLVVWLHPIFWYGVPSLLKHWFDQVLTNGWAHGKGGRALAGKDCLWVVTTGGDGESYSEKGRHERPFTDYMPPIEHTARYCGMKWLEPHVLHGAHKVDDGVIADAAARLRAQLAG encoded by the coding sequence ATGGCAAAGATCGTCGTCCTGACCGCGCACCCGTACCCGGACCGCTCCCGCGCGCATCGCGTGTTGGTCGATGCGATAAGGGATCTGCCCGACGTGGACGTGCGCTCGCTCTACGGCCGCTACCCCGACTTCGACATCGACGTCGCCGCCGAGCAGGCGGCGCTCGAGTCCGCGAGCCTCGTGGTCTGGCTGCATCCGATCTTCTGGTACGGCGTGCCGAGCCTGCTCAAGCACTGGTTCGACCAGGTGCTCACCAACGGCTGGGCGCACGGCAAGGGCGGGCGCGCGCTCGCGGGCAAGGATTGCCTGTGGGTGGTGACGACAGGCGGCGACGGCGAGTCGTACTCCGAGAAGGGCCGCCACGAACGCCCCTTCACCGACTACATGCCGCCGATCGAGCACACGGCGCGATACTGCGGGATGAAGTGGCTCGAGCCGCACGTGCTGCATGGCGCGCACAAGGTCGATGATGGCGTCATTGCGGATGCCGCCGCACGCCTGCGCGCCCAACTCGCCGGATAA